From a single Anabas testudineus chromosome 5, fAnaTes1.2, whole genome shotgun sequence genomic region:
- the LOC113153694 gene encoding pepsin A-like: protein MKSAFLLLVFLAVSQGLLRIPLMRGKSARRLLEEKGLFEEYRRLFPYNPAAKFLPRIEQSVVPMTFDPDTTYYGEIGIGTPPQLFKVLFDTGSSDLWVPSVSCNNSACDSHVKFNSSASSTFQAGAKPFYISYNSGFAAGSTGYDTIKISDLYVENQLFGLTNTEALFLGSVPWDGILGLAFPSMSLEGGTPIFDNIWNQGKIPQYMFSMYLSSSVEGSMLILGGTDPTYYTGSISWIPLYQATNFWNIQMQSITINGNTVACSGSCAAIVDSGTSLIIGPSEDIDNINGWLGAFPDQNGNADVSCSNINLLPNIVFNINGYTFSLTPSVYIIKSASECNTGFAAGTSWILGEVFMRQFYTVFDVGNNMVGFAQAV, encoded by the exons atgaAGTCTGCTTTTCTGTTGCTGGTCTTCTTGGCCGTCTCACAGGGGCTTCTCAG GATTCCCCTGATGAGAGGAAAGTCAGCCAGGcggctgctggaggagaaaggCCTGTTTGAAGAGTACAGGAGGCTGTTTCCATACAACCCTGCGGCAAAGTTTCTTCCCAGGATTGAGCAGAGTGTTGTGCccatgacctttgacccagAT ACGACGTACTACGGAGAGATTGGCATCGGGACTCCACCTCAGTTATTTAAAGTTCTCTTTGACACCGGCTCCTCTGACCTGTGGGTTCCCTCTGTAAGTTGCAACAACTCTGCCTGTG ACAGTCATGTAAAGTTCAACAGCTCAGCGTCGTCCACTTTTCAAGCTGGGGCGAAGCCCTTCTACATCTCATACAACAGTGGATTTGCAGCAGGGAGTACAGGATATGACACCATAAAG ATTAGTGACCTCTATGTGGAGAACCAGCTGTTTGGCCTCACCAACACAGAGGCACTTTTCCTTGGATCGGTCCCCTGGGATGGGATTCTCGGACTGGCTTTCCCGAGCATGTCCCTCGAAGGAGGAACACCTATATTTGACAACATATGGAATCAGGGAAAAATCCCCCAGTACATGTTCTCCATGTACTTGAGCAG TTCTGTGGAGGGCAGTATGTTAATTCTGGGAGGAACAGATCCTACATACTACACTGGAAGCATTAGCTGGATCCCCCTCTATCAGGCCACAAATTTTTGGAACATCCAAATGCAAAG tatCACCATTAATGGGAACACAGTTGCATGTTCTGGAAGTTGTGCTGCGATAGTGGACTCTGGTACTTCTCTAATCATTGGCCCGAGCGAAGACATTGACAACATCAATGGCTGGTTGGGAGCCTTCCCAGACCAGAATGGCAAC GCTGACGTGAGCTGCAGTAACATCAATCTCCTGCCAAACATTGTGTTCAACATAAACGGCTACAccttctctctcactccttcAGTATACATCATAAAG TCTGCGTCTGAGTGCAACACAGGGTTTGCAGCCGGCACCTCTTGGATCCTGGGTGAGGTCTTCATGCGTCAGTTCTACACCGTGTTCGACGTTGGCAACAACATGGTGGGCTTTGCTCAGGCTGTGTGA
- the LOC113153693 gene encoding amphoterin-induced protein 1-like — translation MMEGVLCISHHATEAVLRRRSFITVLPLAFLLPAVRVSGQLLGSPLDCHKTCVCASNIISCSNVNLVNVPVALPKYTAVLDLSFNSITRLRAEWTPVRLSKLHSLLLSHNGLTFLSSEAFVYVTKLRYLDLSSNGLRQLDEFIFEPLENLEVLLLYNNRIAQIDRSAFSGLLSLQRLYLSQNQISRFPLELVKERSRLETLRLLDVSSNRIKVLPLHELQALPAWLKNGLYFHNNPLPCSCELHDVVARWHLKELSSATDFKGSHTCLLPGPQKEKMAIMDLDKVHLNCSEVKMMDQVAYLEQFLVLGCDTRHKDVTKSWELPGNIPMSQTNKTVVMRPDGSLQIGPLRVDDSGVYTCFGTSDSVNETLYVTVVVLNSTMSGGLENLKTAYTTLVACLVSVVMVLIYLYLTPCHCAFCPGHVPEKTEPGDSPHSSNVSICQTHEETRWERVEGGGFPYRHVAFLEPKDQLEQNGRMNPIDEEDEEWKGFSRERTRSDREAVSSVCSDTPMVL, via the coding sequence ATGATGGAGGGCGTACTCTGTATTTCCCACCATGCCACTGAAGCCGTGCTCAGGAGAAGGAGCTTTATCACAGTCCTACCTCTGGCTTTTCTGTTACCAGCGGTGAGAGTCAGTGGTCAGCTTTTGGGGAGCCCCCTCGACTGCCACaagacttgtgtgtgtgccagcAACATCATCAGCTGTTCCAACGTGAATCTAGTCAATGTTCCCGTCGCTCTTCCAAAATATACAGCTGTCCTGGATCTCAGCTTCAACTCCATCACCAGGCTGCGTGCTGAGTGGACACCTGTCAGGCTCAGTAAATTGCACAGCCTGCTGCTCAGTCACAACGGCCtcacttttctctcctctgaggCATTTGTGTATGTGACGAAGCTTCGTTACCTGGACCTGTCCTCTAATGGCTTACGCCAGTTGGACGAGTTCATCTTTGAACCGCTGGAGAACCtggaagtgctgctgctgtataaCAACCGTATTGCTCAGATAGACCGCTCTGCCTTCTCCGGCCTCCTCAGCCTGCAGAGGCTTTATCTGAGCCAGAACCAGATCTCACGCTTCCCACTGGAGCTGGTGAAGGAGCGGAGCCGCCTGGAAACTCTTAGACTGCTGGATGTGTCATCCAACCGAATCAAAGTCCTGCCCCTCCATGAGCTCCAGGCTCTGCCTGCCTGGCTCAAGAATGGTCTGTACTTCCACAACAACCCTCTCCCCTGCAGCTGTGAGCTGCACGATGTGGTGGCACGCTGGCACCTCAAGGAGCTCAGCTCTGCCACTGATTTTAAAGGCAGCCACACCTGTTTATTGCCGGGcccacagaaagagaaaatggcTATAATGGATCTGGACAAGGTGCATTTGAACTGCAGTGAGGTCAAAATGATGGATCAAGTAGCCTATCTGGAGCAGTTCCTGGTACTGGGCTGTGACACTAGACATAAGGATGTGACAAAGTCCTGGGAGCTGCCAGGAAATATCCCAATGTCTCAAACAAACAAGACTGTTGTGATGCGTCCTGACGGCAGCCTCCAGATTGGGCCCCTGAGGGTAGACGACTCAGGGGTCTACACCTGCTTTGGGACAAGTGACTCTGTCAATGAGACACTGTATGTAACTGTAGTGGTGTTAAATTCCACTATGAGCGGTGGACTGGAGAACCTGAAGACCGCCTACACTACCCTTGTAGCCTGCTTGGTCAGTGTAGTTATGGTTCTCATCTACCTCTACCTGACACCCTGCCACTGTGCTTTTTGTCCAGGTCATGTTCCAGAGAAAACTGAGCCCGGCGACAGCCCCCACTCGTCAAATGTGAGCATATGTCAGACACATGAGGAGACAAGGTGGGAAAGAGTGGAAGGCGGAGGCTTCCCCTATAGACATGTGGCCTTTCTGGAACCCAAGGACCAGCTAGAGCAGAACGGGAGGATGAACCCAAtagatgaggaagatgaggagtgGAAGGGGTTCAGCAGGGAGAGGACGAGGTCAGATAGAGAGGCTGTCAGCTCCGTGTGCTCTGATACCCCCATGGTGCTGTAA